A genomic segment from Janthinobacterium sp. 64 encodes:
- a CDS encoding FecR family protein yields the protein MIEQTEDDMGVIQKEAQAWVVRLASGQVSERDAQVFRHWCARSRKHANAFAEARAVWGAMAPAARAVKRAQAPVNVARRAWLGGAVAASLGLLVLRPPTDLWPAVAGLAADYATGTGEQREVALDGGVLVQMNTQTRLDAAPLQDGAAALVLLAGEAEFQAGLRGAARVRVQAGDGTVSAGSARFNIRLFGQEVCVTCLAGRLRVAQAGNDAELAAGQQLRYRPEHFGIARAVAKSDVSAWRHRLLVFKQSTLAEVVDEVNRYRPGKLILNGEALKLTRVQASFSLDRLDDVIALIQDAYGARVTRLPGGIVLFG from the coding sequence ATGATTGAACAAACGGAAGACGACATGGGTGTCATCCAGAAGGAAGCGCAGGCGTGGGTCGTGCGCCTGGCCTCGGGCCAGGTCAGCGAGCGCGACGCGCAAGTGTTTCGCCACTGGTGCGCGCGCAGCCGCAAGCATGCCAACGCCTTTGCCGAGGCGCGCGCCGTGTGGGGCGCCATGGCGCCGGCCGCGCGCGCCGTCAAGCGGGCGCAGGCGCCCGTCAACGTGGCGCGGCGCGCCTGGCTCGGTGGCGCCGTGGCCGCCTCGCTGGGTTTACTGGTGCTGCGCCCGCCCACGGACCTGTGGCCGGCCGTGGCCGGTCTTGCCGCCGACTACGCCACCGGCACGGGCGAGCAGCGCGAAGTGGCGCTCGACGGCGGCGTGCTGGTGCAGATGAATACGCAGACGCGCCTCGATGCGGCGCCGCTGCAGGATGGCGCCGCGGCGCTGGTGCTGCTGGCGGGCGAAGCGGAATTTCAGGCCGGCTTGCGCGGCGCGGCGCGGGTGCGCGTGCAGGCGGGCGACGGCACGGTGTCGGCCGGCAGTGCGCGCTTCAATATCCGGCTGTTCGGCCAGGAAGTGTGCGTGACGTGCCTGGCGGGCCGCTTGCGCGTGGCGCAGGCCGGCAACGATGCGGAACTGGCGGCGGGCCAGCAGCTGCGCTACCGGCCCGAGCATTTCGGCATCGCCCGCGCGGTGGCAAAAAGCGACGTCAGCGCGTGGCGCCACCGGTTGCTGGTTTTTAAACAAAGCACCCTGGCCGAGGTGGTGGACGAGGTGAACCGCTACCGTCCCGGCAAGCTGATCCTCAATGGCGAGGCTTTGAAACTGACGCGCGTGCAAGCGAGCTTTTCGCTCGACCGCCTCGACGACGTGATCGCCCTGATCCAGGACGCGTATGGCGCGCGCGTGACGCGGCTGCCGGGCGGCATCGTGCTGTTCGGCTGA
- a CDS encoding RNA polymerase sigma factor: protein MSELLKTTLRKLFLERYGQFRRHLQRRLGSEDLANDALHETYLRVERMNTPEAISYPSAYLMRIAINIAEDQRRDNARLLSLPDIDDLYEMADELADPARTFSARAELEELERAMQELPKRRRAIVIAARVDQLPHRDIAERFGISARTVEKELRAGLEHCCERMGRDFIQRFGPGAGKTSKHHD, encoded by the coding sequence ATGTCGGAATTACTCAAAACCACCTTGCGCAAGCTGTTCCTGGAGCGCTACGGCCAGTTTCGCCGCCACCTGCAGCGCCGCCTCGGCTCGGAAGACCTGGCCAATGACGCGCTGCATGAAACGTATCTGCGGGTGGAACGGATGAATACGCCCGAGGCGATCAGCTACCCGTCCGCGTATCTGATGCGTATCGCCATCAACATTGCGGAAGATCAACGCCGCGACAATGCGCGTCTGCTCAGCCTGCCCGACATCGACGACTTGTACGAGATGGCCGATGAATTGGCCGACCCGGCCCGCACCTTCAGCGCGCGCGCCGAACTGGAAGAACTGGAACGGGCCATGCAGGAGTTGCCGAAACGCCGGCGCGCCATCGTCATCGCCGCCCGCGTCGACCAGTTGCCGCACCGCGACATCGCCGAGCGCTTCGGCATTTCCGCCCGCACGGTGGAGAAGGAATTGCGCGCCGGCCTCGAACACTGTTGTGAACGCATGGGACGCGATTTCATCCAGCGCTTCGGTCCCGGCGCGGGAAAAACGTCTAAACATCATGATTGA
- a CDS encoding STN domain-containing protein gives MTFMTFARPAASASGNEAGTQATVRFDLPAQPLDAALVAFGEVTGYSVLVSSQLAAGKVAAPVRGDYTPAEALQRLLAGTQLGARFSGSNAFTLLALADAPVAAAPVPAEVTPASAALQGYAAILQRSLTRALCRLHPDAFGRYRLAFQLWLDERGKVRAVHVLEPSGVEQRDRAVLLRLSSLLIDGAPPAGLPQPLTILLTPRPDPGADCAPYLQLAGAP, from the coding sequence ATGACATTCATGACATTCGCGCGGCCGGCTGCCAGTGCGTCCGGCAATGAGGCCGGCACGCAGGCCACCGTGCGCTTCGACTTGCCCGCCCAGCCGCTCGATGCGGCCCTGGTGGCGTTTGGCGAAGTGACCGGGTATTCCGTGCTCGTCAGCAGCCAGTTGGCGGCCGGCAAAGTGGCCGCGCCCGTGCGCGGCGATTACACGCCGGCCGAAGCGCTGCAGCGCCTGCTGGCAGGCACCCAGCTGGGCGCGCGCTTCAGCGGCAGCAATGCGTTTACCTTGCTGGCGCTGGCCGACGCGCCCGTGGCAGCAGCGCCCGTGCCTGCCGAAGTGACCCCTGCCAGCGCAGCATTGCAAGGCTATGCCGCCATCCTGCAGCGCTCGCTCACGCGCGCCCTGTGCCGGCTGCATCCGGACGCCTTTGGCCGCTACCGGCTGGCCTTCCAGCTGTGGCTTGACGAGCGGGGCAAGGTGCGCGCCGTGCACGTGCTCGAACCGAGCGGCGTGGAACAGCGCGACCGTGCCGTGCTGCTGCGCTTGAGCAGCCTGCTGATCGATGGCGCGCCGCCGGCGGGCTTGCCGCAGCCGCTGACGATTTTATTAACGCCGCGGCCCGACCCTGGCGCCGATTGCGCGCCCTACCTGCAGCTGGCTGGAGCGCCCTGA
- a CDS encoding Tex family protein has translation MLPTIEQRLALELAAKPVQVAAAIELLDEGATVPFIARYRKEATGGLDDIQLRLLEERLRYLRELEERRAAIVASITEQNKMTPELLDAVMHAEDKTRLEDLYLPYKQKRRTKAQIAIEAGLMPLAHCLLENPELTPEMEAGKFLRDAFTSADGNNPGVADTKAALDGARQILMERFAEDATLLQTLREYVQEHGIVESKVVEGKQDEGEKFADYFDYSETISTVPSHRALALLRGRREVILDVTLRLDTEAEKPKWDAPHNPCEGRIAARFGIKQQGRPADKWLADTARWTWRVKSFMHLETELMGALRERSELDAINVFATNLKALLLAAPAGQRATMGLDPGLRTGVKVAVVDATGKVVDTAVIYPHQPKNDWDGSLHTLGRLAAKHNVSLISIGNGTASRETDKLAQDLIKQHPEAKMTKIVVSEAGASVYSASEFASKELPDMDVSLRGAVSIARRLQDPLAELVKIDPKSIGVGQYQHDVSQSQLARSLDAVVEDCVNAVGVDVNTASAPLLARVSGLSASVAQSIVSYRDMKGAFTSRAALKAVPRLGDKTYEQAAGFLRVMGGDNPLDASAVHPESYPLVEKILADIKKDIQAVIGETALLKTLSPAKYADETFGVPTISDILKELEKPGRDPRPEFTTATFKEGVEEIRDLRPDMILEGVVTNVAAFGAFVDIGVHQDGLVHISALSNTFVKDPHTVVKAGQVVRVKVLEVDEKRKRIALTMRLTDSAPQAGSKPEQKGDRNDRRSMAQHQSQSRNAPEPAGSMAAAFAKLRG, from the coding sequence ATGCTGCCCACTATCGAACAACGCCTTGCCCTTGAACTTGCCGCCAAACCGGTGCAGGTTGCCGCCGCCATCGAACTGCTCGACGAAGGCGCCACCGTGCCCTTCATCGCCCGTTACCGCAAGGAAGCGACCGGCGGCCTCGACGATATCCAGCTGCGCCTGCTCGAAGAGCGCTTGCGCTATCTGCGCGAGCTGGAAGAGCGGCGCGCCGCCATCGTGGCCTCGATCACGGAACAGAACAAGATGACGCCCGAGCTGCTCGACGCCGTCATGCACGCGGAAGACAAGACGCGCCTGGAAGATTTGTACTTGCCGTACAAACAGAAGCGCCGCACGAAGGCGCAGATCGCCATCGAAGCGGGCCTGATGCCGCTGGCCCACTGTTTGCTGGAGAACCCTGAACTGACGCCGGAAATGGAAGCGGGCAAGTTCCTGCGCGACGCGTTTACTAGTGCCGACGGCAACAACCCGGGCGTGGCGGACACCAAGGCGGCCCTCGACGGCGCGCGCCAGATTCTGATGGAACGCTTCGCCGAAGACGCAACCTTGCTGCAAACTTTGCGCGAATACGTGCAGGAACATGGCATCGTCGAATCGAAAGTGGTGGAAGGCAAGCAGGACGAAGGTGAAAAATTCGCCGATTATTTCGACTACTCGGAAACCATTTCCACAGTCCCATCACACCGCGCGCTGGCGCTGCTGCGCGGCCGCCGCGAGGTTATCCTCGACGTCACCCTGCGCCTGGACACGGAAGCGGAAAAACCGAAATGGGATGCGCCGCACAACCCGTGCGAAGGCCGCATCGCCGCCCGCTTCGGCATCAAGCAACAAGGCCGCCCGGCCGACAAATGGCTGGCGGACACGGCACGCTGGACCTGGCGCGTGAAAAGCTTCATGCACCTGGAAACGGAACTGATGGGCGCGCTGCGCGAACGCTCGGAACTCGACGCCATCAACGTCTTCGCCACCAATCTGAAAGCGCTGCTGCTGGCCGCGCCGGCCGGCCAGCGCGCCACCATGGGCCTCGACCCTGGCTTGCGCACGGGCGTCAAGGTCGCTGTCGTCGATGCCACCGGTAAAGTCGTCGACACGGCCGTGATCTACCCGCACCAGCCGAAGAATGACTGGGACGGCTCGCTGCATACGCTGGGCCGCCTGGCCGCCAAGCACAATGTGTCGCTCATTTCGATTGGCAACGGCACCGCCTCGCGCGAGACCGATAAACTGGCGCAGGATTTGATCAAGCAGCACCCGGAAGCGAAGATGACGAAGATCGTCGTCTCGGAAGCGGGCGCGTCGGTGTATTCGGCGTCCGAATTCGCGTCGAAAGAGTTGCCGGACATGGATGTGTCCCTGCGCGGCGCCGTCTCCATCGCCCGCCGTCTGCAAGACCCGCTGGCCGAACTGGTCAAGATTGACCCGAAATCGATCGGCGTGGGCCAGTACCAGCACGACGTGAGCCAAAGCCAGCTGGCTCGCTCGCTCGATGCGGTGGTGGAAGATTGCGTGAACGCCGTCGGCGTGGACGTCAATACGGCGTCGGCGCCCCTGCTGGCGCGCGTGTCCGGCCTGTCGGCCAGCGTGGCGCAAAGCATCGTCAGCTACCGCGACATGAAGGGCGCGTTCACTTCGCGCGCGGCCTTGAAAGCCGTGCCGCGCCTGGGCGACAAGACGTATGAACAGGCTGCGGGCTTTTTGCGCGTGATGGGCGGAGACAACCCGCTGGACGCTTCGGCCGTCCACCCGGAATCGTACCCGCTGGTGGAAAAAATCCTCGCCGACATCAAAAAGGATATCCAGGCCGTCATCGGCGAAACGGCGCTGCTGAAAACCTTGAGCCCCGCAAAGTACGCCGATGAAACGTTTGGCGTGCCAACCATTTCCGACATTTTGAAGGAACTGGAAAAGCCGGGCCGCGACCCGCGTCCGGAATTCACCACCGCCACCTTCAAGGAAGGCGTGGAAGAAATCCGCGACTTGCGCCCGGACATGATTTTAGAAGGCGTAGTCACCAACGTGGCCGCCTTTGGCGCCTTCGTCGACATCGGCGTGCACCAGGATGGCCTCGTGCACATCTCGGCCCTGTCGAACACCTTTGTAAAAGACCCGCACACGGTGGTCAAAGCTGGCCAGGTCGTGCGCGTGAAAGTGCTGGAAGTCGACGAAAAGCGCAAGCGCATCGCGCTGACCATGCGTTTGACGGACAGCGCGCCGCAGGCGGGCAGCAAACCCGAGCAAAAGGGCGACCGCAACGACCGCCGCAGCATGGCGCAGCACCAGTCGCAGTCGCGCAATGCGCCCGAGCCGGCCGGCAGCATGGCCGCTGCGTTCGCCAAGCTGCGCGGCTAA
- a CDS encoding GNAT family N-acetyltransferase yields MAAGHDLIILAVDAASADAQLLLDALSDALLRINGDSGRSSFDVEAATPRGGFYLARDAAGELFGCAALRPLGEADSAIGELKRMYARPGSAGVGAALLAHVEAQARVHGYQALHLSTRVANSRAVAFYAKHGYAPVIAWGKYVGAAQSVCLGKTL; encoded by the coding sequence ATGGCCGCCGGGCATGATCTGATCATCCTGGCGGTGGATGCCGCCAGCGCCGATGCCCAGTTGCTGCTCGACGCATTGTCGGACGCGCTGCTGCGCATCAATGGCGACAGTGGCCGTTCTTCCTTCGATGTAGAAGCGGCAACGCCGCGCGGCGGCTTTTACCTGGCCCGCGATGCGGCTGGAGAACTGTTCGGCTGCGCCGCCCTGCGCCCGCTGGGCGAAGCGGACAGCGCCATAGGCGAACTCAAGCGCATGTATGCGCGCCCGGGTTCGGCCGGCGTGGGCGCGGCCCTGCTGGCCCATGTGGAGGCGCAGGCGCGTGTGCATGGCTACCAGGCCTTGCACCTGTCCACGCGCGTGGCGAATAGCCGTGCCGTGGCGTTTTATGCCAAACACGGCTATGCACCCGTCATTGCCTGGGGCAAATACGTGGGTGCGGCACAATCGGTATGCCTGGGCAAGACCTTATAA
- the grxD gene encoding Grx4 family monothiol glutaredoxin: MSDVQTWIKETVTNTPVVLFMKGTAQFPQCGFSGRAIQILKACGVENIATVNVLDDPEVRQGIKDYSNWPTIPQLYVKGEFIGGSDIMNEMFESGELKSLINA; the protein is encoded by the coding sequence ATGAGCGACGTACAAACCTGGATCAAAGAAACCGTGACGAACACGCCAGTCGTGCTGTTCATGAAGGGCACCGCCCAATTTCCGCAGTGCGGCTTTTCCGGCCGCGCCATCCAGATCCTGAAGGCCTGCGGCGTGGAAAACATCGCTACCGTCAACGTGCTGGACGACCCGGAAGTTCGCCAGGGCATCAAGGATTACTCGAACTGGCCAACCATTCCGCAGCTGTATGTGAAAGGCGAGTTCATCGGTGGTTCCGATATCATGAATGAAATGTTTGAATCGGGCGAATTGAAATCCCTGATCAATGCCTGA
- a CDS encoding UbiX family flavin prenyltransferase, whose product MPDSQLARPRRIVVAITGATGAVYGLRLLQLLGAIPGVETHLVLSDAAVLTLHQETGVGRKDIEAQAHVVHKLRDIGASIASGSFQSDGMVVAPCSMKTLAAVAHGLSDNLITRAADVVLKERRRLILMVRETPFNLAHLRNMTAVTEMGGIIFPPLPSFYHHPHSIADMVDHTVARVIDLLGIEHALAPRWNGLKTPDQPATN is encoded by the coding sequence ATGCCTGATAGCCAGCTTGCGCGGCCGCGCCGTATCGTCGTGGCCATCACGGGCGCCACGGGCGCCGTGTATGGCTTGCGGCTGCTGCAGTTACTCGGCGCCATCCCCGGCGTCGAGACGCATCTGGTCTTGTCGGATGCGGCCGTACTGACCCTGCACCAGGAAACGGGCGTGGGGCGCAAGGACATCGAAGCGCAGGCACATGTGGTGCACAAGCTGCGCGACATCGGCGCGTCGATCGCCAGCGGCTCGTTTCAATCGGATGGCATGGTCGTCGCGCCGTGCTCGATGAAGACGCTGGCGGCCGTGGCGCATGGCTTGTCGGATAATTTGATCACGCGGGCCGCCGATGTGGTGCTCAAGGAGCGCCGGCGCCTGATCCTGATGGTGCGCGAAACGCCGTTCAACCTGGCGCACCTGCGCAATATGACAGCCGTGACCGAAATGGGCGGCATCATCTTCCCGCCCTTGCCAAGCTTTTATCACCACCCGCACAGCATCGCGGACATGGTCGACCATACGGTGGCGCGCGTCATCGACCTGCTCGGCATCGAGCACGCCCTGGCGCCACGGTGGAATGGTTTGAAAACGCCAGACCAGCCAGCAACAAACTAA
- a CDS encoding MerR family transcriptional regulator has translation MTTYTITELAREFDITARAIRFYEDQGLLSPKREGAGGRSRVYTPRDRTRLKLTLRGKRLGLALSEIKSLVDMYESPKDTRAQMDRFLGVLAQHRQTLEQQRIDIEMALAEISAHEDACARMLADLNLDKAQTN, from the coding sequence ATGACGACCTATACCATTACCGAACTGGCGCGGGAATTCGACATCACGGCACGCGCCATCCGTTTCTATGAAGACCAGGGCTTGCTCAGCCCGAAACGCGAAGGCGCCGGCGGGCGCAGCCGTGTCTACACGCCGCGCGACCGCACCCGCCTGAAGCTGACCCTGCGCGGCAAGCGCCTGGGCCTGGCCTTGTCGGAAATCAAGAGCCTGGTCGACATGTACGAGTCGCCGAAGGACACGCGCGCGCAGATGGACCGCTTCCTGGGCGTGCTGGCGCAGCACCGGCAAACGCTGGAGCAGCAGCGCATCGATATCGAAATGGCGCTGGCGGAAATCAGCGCGCATGAAGACGCATGCGCGCGCATGCTGGCGGACTTGAACCTTGATAAGGCGCAAACAAACTAA
- a CDS encoding isovaleryl-CoA dehydrogenase, protein MLHLPGLTFDHGDDIASLREAIQQFAAAEIAPRAADIDRTDQFPMDLWRKMGDMGLLGITVSEEYGGAGMGYLAHIIAMEEISRASASVGLSYGAHSNLCVNQIKRNGTAEQKAKYLPKLITGEHIGALAMSEPNAGSDVVSMKLRADFKGDRWVLNGTKMWITNGPDADVLVVYAKNDLEAGPRGMTAFLIEKNFKGFSIAQKLDKLGMRGSHTGELVFQDCEVPAENVLGGLGKGVNVLMSGLDFERTVLSGGPLGIMQACMDLVVPYVHDRKQFGQAIGEFQLMQGKLADMYSTMMACKAYVYAVGQACDRATTPEAVRQLRKDAAGAILYSAEKATWMAGEAIQALGGNGYINEYPAGRLWRDAKLYEIGAGTSEIRRMLIGRELFAETK, encoded by the coding sequence ATGCTCCATCTCCCAGGCTTGACCTTTGACCACGGCGACGACATCGCCTCCTTGCGTGAAGCGATCCAACAATTCGCCGCCGCCGAAATCGCGCCGCGCGCGGCCGACATCGACCGCACGGACCAGTTCCCCATGGATCTGTGGCGCAAGATGGGCGACATGGGTTTGCTCGGCATCACCGTCAGCGAAGAGTACGGCGGCGCTGGCATGGGCTACCTGGCGCACATCATCGCCATGGAAGAGATCTCGCGCGCCTCGGCGTCCGTCGGCCTGTCCTACGGCGCCCACTCGAACCTGTGCGTGAACCAGATCAAGCGCAACGGCACGGCCGAGCAAAAAGCCAAATACCTGCCGAAACTGATCACGGGCGAGCACATCGGCGCGCTGGCCATGTCGGAGCCGAACGCGGGCTCGGACGTCGTCAGCATGAAGCTGCGCGCCGACTTCAAGGGCGACCGCTGGGTCTTGAACGGCACCAAGATGTGGATCACCAACGGCCCCGACGCGGACGTGCTGGTGGTGTACGCGAAAAACGACCTGGAAGCAGGTCCGCGCGGCATGACGGCCTTCCTGATCGAAAAGAATTTCAAGGGCTTTTCCATCGCGCAAAAACTCGACAAGCTGGGCATGCGCGGCTCGCACACGGGCGAACTGGTGTTCCAGGATTGCGAAGTGCCGGCCGAAAACGTGCTCGGTGGCCTGGGCAAGGGCGTCAATGTACTGATGTCGGGGCTCGACTTCGAGCGCACCGTGCTGTCCGGCGGCCCGCTGGGCATCATGCAGGCTTGCATGGACCTGGTCGTGCCCTACGTGCATGACCGCAAGCAATTCGGCCAGGCCATCGGCGAATTCCAGTTGATGCAAGGTAAGCTGGCCGATATGTATTCGACCATGATGGCGTGCAAGGCCTATGTCTACGCAGTGGGCCAGGCCTGCGACCGCGCCACCACGCCGGAAGCCGTGCGCCAGTTGCGCAAGGATGCGGCCGGCGCCATTCTGTATAGTGCAGAGAAAGCGACCTGGATGGCGGGCGAAGCGATCCAGGCCCTGGGCGGCAACGGCTACATCAACGAGTATCCGGCCGGCCGCCTGTGGCGCGATGCCAAGCTGTATGAAATCGGCGCCGGGACCAGCGAAATCCGCCGCATGCTGATAGGCCGCGAACTGTTTGCGGAAACCAAGTAA
- the aceK gene encoding bifunctional isocitrate dehydrogenase kinase/phosphatase, translating into MTHIAFPKLLSSQIAFDIARTIRDGFDKHYRLFRETSQHAKRYFEQGAWSAAQTAARERIDFYDKRVQECVQMLEDEYEESELSDEVWRELKLHYIGMLTEHKQPELAETFFNSVCCNILHRTYFNNDYIFVRPVVSTEYIETQDPVPTYRVYYPGKDGLRHTLQGMVTGFQLDCAFADLERDVAQVEARLQQLFGSDRIEPNHQLQVLTSLFYRNKGAYLVGKGINGNREYPFVVPILHNRHGKLVLDTVLFEQQQIAVLFSFTRAYFLVDMEVPSAYVQFLRSLLPRKPRSEIYTILGLQKQGKTLFYRDYLQHLKHSSDHFESAPGIRGLVMLVFALPSFPYVFKVIKDFFPPPKETTRAQVQQKYLLVKHHDRVGRMADTLEYSNVAFPRARFAEELLAELKQFAPSLIEEDDEQIIIRHLYIERRMVPLNMWLSNAEKEGRADLVEHAIIEYGNAIKELVAANIFPGDMLYKNFGVTRHQRVVFYDYDEIEYITDCQFRIIPQARTEEEEMSAEPWYPIGKHDVFPEQFGTFLLGNPRIRKYFMQHHADLLTAQYWQARKQRIEDGHIEDVFPYPQHLRFCMQSPSPPLTGDPT; encoded by the coding sequence ATGACGCACATTGCCTTCCCCAAATTGCTCTCTTCCCAGATTGCATTCGATATCGCGCGCACCATCCGCGACGGCTTCGACAAGCATTACCGTCTGTTCCGTGAAACGAGCCAGCACGCCAAGCGGTACTTCGAGCAAGGCGCCTGGAGCGCGGCGCAAACGGCAGCCCGCGAACGCATCGACTTTTATGACAAGCGCGTGCAGGAATGCGTGCAGATGCTCGAAGATGAGTACGAAGAGTCGGAGTTGAGCGACGAAGTGTGGCGCGAACTGAAGCTGCACTACATCGGCATGCTGACGGAACACAAGCAGCCGGAACTGGCGGAAACCTTCTTCAATTCCGTCTGCTGCAACATCCTGCACCGCACGTATTTCAATAACGACTATATTTTCGTGCGTCCCGTCGTTTCCACGGAATACATCGAGACGCAAGACCCCGTCCCCACCTACCGCGTGTATTACCCCGGCAAGGATGGCTTGCGCCATACTCTGCAAGGCATGGTGACGGGCTTCCAGCTCGACTGCGCCTTTGCCGACCTGGAGCGTGACGTGGCCCAGGTGGAAGCGCGTTTGCAGCAGCTGTTCGGCAGTGACCGGATCGAGCCGAACCACCAGCTCCAGGTCTTGACCAGCTTGTTTTACCGCAACAAGGGTGCCTACCTGGTCGGCAAGGGCATCAACGGCAACCGCGAATATCCGTTCGTCGTGCCGATCCTGCACAACCGCCACGGCAAGCTGGTACTCGACACGGTGCTGTTCGAGCAGCAGCAGATCGCCGTGCTGTTTTCGTTTACGCGCGCCTACTTCCTGGTGGATATGGAAGTGCCGTCGGCCTATGTGCAATTCCTGCGCAGCTTGCTGCCGCGCAAACCGCGCAGCGAAATCTATACGATCCTGGGCCTGCAGAAACAAGGCAAGACCTTGTTTTACCGCGACTACCTGCAGCATTTAAAACACTCATCGGACCACTTTGAAAGCGCGCCCGGCATCCGCGGCCTCGTGATGCTGGTGTTTGCCCTGCCCTCGTTTCCGTATGTCTTCAAGGTCATCAAGGATTTCTTTCCTCCCCCCAAGGAAACCACGCGCGCGCAAGTCCAGCAAAAGTATTTGCTGGTGAAACACCATGACCGCGTGGGCCGCATGGCCGACACGCTCGAGTATTCCAACGTGGCCTTTCCCCGCGCCCGTTTTGCCGAGGAATTGCTGGCCGAGCTGAAACAATTCGCCCCCTCGCTGATCGAAGAAGACGACGAGCAGATCATCATCCGCCACCTGTACATCGAGCGGCGCATGGTGCCGCTGAACATGTGGCTGAGCAATGCCGAAAAGGAAGGCCGCGCTGACCTGGTGGAACACGCCATCATCGAGTACGGCAACGCCATCAAGGAGTTGGTGGCGGCGAATATTTTCCCCGGCGACATGCTGTATAAAAACTTTGGCGTGACCCGTCATCAGCGTGTCGTTTTTTACGATTACGATGAAATCGAGTACATCACCGATTGCCAGTTCCGCATCATCCCGCAAGCCCGCACGGAGGAGGAAGAAATGTCGGCCGAACCGTGGTATCCCATCGGCAAGCACGATGTGTTTCCCGAACAATTCGGCACCTTCCTGCTGGGCAATCCCCGCATCCGCAAGTATTTCATGCAGCACCATGCCGACCTGCTGACGGCGCAATATTGGCAGGCGCGCAAGCAGCGCATCGAAGACGGCCATATCGAGGACGTCTTCCCGTATCCGCAGCACCTGCGTTTTTGTATGCAGTCACCCTCCCCACCCTTAACCGGAGATCCAACATGA